From the genome of Streptomyces sp. NBC_01341, one region includes:
- a CDS encoding aldo/keto reductase, with protein sequence MERRTIGAAALSVGAVGLGCMPMSWAYSTSQQRGDRSVRTVLAALDAGVQLFDTADMYGPFTNELLLGRALKGRRSEAFLSTKCGLLVGDQHVVANGRPGYVRRACDASLRRLQTDVIDLYQLHRADPEVPVEETWGAMADLVTAGKVRSLGLCAVGARAGRRPGARMHDGTIRQLERVQQVFPVSAVQAEVSVWSPQALDDLLPWCAARGVGVLAAMPLGSGYLTGTLKPGHGFEPDDPRARHPRFTSEMMAANQPVVVGLRRIAERHGATPAQVALAWVLRQGRHVVPVPGAKREEWVVENAAAAELTLTDGDLQEIAGLPRARGSWD encoded by the coding sequence TTGGAGCGCAGGACTATCGGTGCGGCAGCCTTGTCCGTGGGCGCGGTCGGGCTGGGCTGTATGCCGATGAGCTGGGCCTACAGCACGTCGCAGCAGCGTGGTGACCGTTCGGTGCGGACGGTGCTCGCGGCACTGGACGCGGGCGTCCAACTGTTCGACACCGCCGACATGTACGGCCCCTTCACCAACGAACTGCTGCTCGGGAGGGCGCTCAAGGGCCGCAGGTCCGAGGCGTTCCTCTCCACCAAGTGCGGGCTGCTCGTGGGGGACCAGCACGTCGTGGCCAACGGCCGTCCGGGGTACGTGCGCCGGGCCTGCGACGCCTCGCTCCGGCGGCTGCAGACCGACGTGATCGATCTCTACCAGCTGCACAGGGCGGATCCCGAGGTGCCGGTGGAGGAGACCTGGGGTGCGATGGCGGATCTGGTCACCGCGGGCAAGGTGCGGTCGCTCGGACTGTGCGCCGTGGGGGCCAGGGCCGGCCGGAGGCCCGGTGCGCGGATGCACGACGGAACGATCCGGCAGCTGGAGCGCGTACAGCAGGTCTTTCCCGTCAGCGCCGTCCAGGCCGAGGTCTCGGTCTGGTCGCCGCAGGCGCTGGACGACCTGCTGCCGTGGTGTGCGGCGCGGGGCGTGGGCGTGCTGGCCGCGATGCCGCTGGGCAGCGGTTATCTGACGGGAACGCTCAAGCCGGGCCACGGCTTCGAGCCGGACGACCCGCGAGCCAGGCACCCCCGGTTCACCTCGGAGATGATGGCGGCAAACCAGCCCGTCGTGGTGGGGCTGCGCCGGATCGCGGAAAGGCACGGCGCCACCCCCGCGCAGGTGGCGCTGGCCTGGGTCCTGCGGCAGGGTCGCCACGTGGTGCCCGTGCCGGGAGCGAAGCGTGAGGAGTGGGTGGTGGAGAACGCGGCGGCGGCCGAACTGACGCTCACGGACGGGGACCTCCAGGAGATCGCCGGGCTGCCGCGGGCACGCGGGTCGTGGGACTGA
- the gatC gene encoding Asp-tRNA(Asn)/Glu-tRNA(Gln) amidotransferase subunit GatC, giving the protein MPGITREEVAHLARLARLELKGEELEHFAGQLDDIIGAVARVSEVADQDVPPTSHPLPLTNVMRADEVRPSLTPEQALSGAPAQEQQRFKVPQILGED; this is encoded by the coding sequence ATGCCTGGCATCACGCGCGAGGAGGTCGCCCACCTCGCCCGGCTGGCGCGTCTGGAGCTGAAGGGCGAAGAGCTCGAGCACTTCGCCGGTCAGCTCGACGACATCATCGGCGCGGTCGCCCGCGTCTCCGAGGTCGCCGACCAAGACGTACCGCCGACCTCCCACCCGCTGCCGCTGACCAACGTCATGCGCGCGGACGAGGTCCGTCCCTCGCTCACCCCCGAGCAGGCGCTCTCCGGCGCCCCGGCCCAGGAGCAGCAGCGTTTCAAGGTGCCGCAGATCCTGGGGGAGGACTAA
- the gatA gene encoding Asp-tRNA(Asn)/Glu-tRNA(Gln) amidotransferase subunit GatA, whose product MTDISTIIKLTAAEIAARIASGELTAVEVTEAHLARIDAIDEKVHAFLHVDREGALAQARAVDAKREAGEKLGPLAGVPLALKDIFTTKDMPTTVGSKILEGWVPPYDATLTRKLKAADVVILGKTNMDEFAMGSSTENSAYGPTGNPWDLTRIPGGSGGGSSAALASFEAPLAIGTDTGGSIRQPAAVTGTVGVKPTYGGVSRYGMVAFSSSLDQGGPCARTVLDAALLHEVIGGHDPLDSTSIDAPVPPVVEAARNGSVQGMRVGVVKQFSGEGYQAGVVQRFNESVELLKSLGATVVELDCPSFDLALSAYYLIAPSECSSNLARFDAMRYGLRVGDDGTRSAEEVTALTREAGFGDEVKRRIILGTYALSSGYYDAYYGSAQKVRTLITQDFEKAFEQVDVIVSPTTPTTAFPIGERADDPMAMYLADLCTIPTNLAGNSAMSLPCGLAPEDGLPVGLQIIAPAMKDDRLYKVGAAVEAAFVEKWGHPLLEEAPSL is encoded by the coding sequence ATGACGGACATCAGCACCATCATCAAGCTCACCGCGGCCGAGATCGCCGCGAGGATCGCCTCCGGCGAGCTGACGGCCGTCGAGGTCACCGAGGCCCACCTGGCCCGGATCGACGCCATCGACGAGAAGGTCCACGCCTTCCTGCACGTCGACCGTGAGGGCGCGCTCGCGCAGGCCCGCGCCGTCGACGCCAAGCGTGAGGCGGGCGAGAAGCTCGGCCCGCTGGCCGGCGTCCCGCTCGCGCTCAAGGACATCTTCACCACGAAGGACATGCCGACCACCGTCGGTTCGAAGATCCTCGAGGGCTGGGTCCCGCCGTACGACGCGACCCTCACCAGGAAGCTGAAGGCGGCCGACGTCGTCATCCTCGGCAAGACCAACATGGACGAGTTCGCCATGGGGTCCTCCACCGAGAACAGCGCCTACGGCCCGACCGGGAACCCGTGGGACCTCACCCGCATCCCGGGCGGTTCCGGCGGCGGTTCCTCCGCCGCGCTGGCCTCCTTCGAGGCGCCGCTCGCCATCGGCACGGACACCGGCGGTTCCATCCGCCAGCCCGCCGCAGTCACCGGCACCGTCGGCGTCAAGCCCACCTACGGGGGCGTCTCCCGCTACGGCATGGTCGCCTTCTCGTCCTCCCTCGACCAGGGCGGGCCCTGCGCCCGTACGGTCCTGGACGCGGCGCTCCTGCACGAGGTCATCGGCGGACACGACCCGCTCGACTCGACCTCCATCGACGCGCCGGTCCCGCCGGTCGTCGAGGCCGCGCGCAACGGCTCCGTACAGGGCATGCGCGTCGGCGTCGTCAAGCAGTTCTCGGGCGAGGGCTACCAGGCCGGTGTCGTCCAGCGGTTCAACGAGTCGGTCGAGCTGCTGAAGTCCCTCGGTGCCACGGTCGTCGAGCTCGACTGCCCGTCGTTCGACCTGGCGCTCTCGGCGTACTACCTGATCGCGCCGTCCGAGTGCTCCTCGAACCTCGCCCGCTTCGACGCCATGCGCTACGGCCTGCGGGTCGGCGACGACGGCACGCGCTCCGCCGAGGAGGTCACCGCGCTCACCCGCGAGGCCGGCTTCGGCGACGAGGTCAAGCGCCGCATCATCCTCGGTACGTACGCGCTCAGCTCCGGCTACTACGACGCGTACTACGGCTCGGCCCAGAAGGTCCGCACCCTCATCACCCAGGACTTCGAGAAGGCGTTCGAGCAGGTCGACGTCATCGTCTCCCCGACGACGCCCACCACCGCCTTCCCGATCGGCGAGCGCGCCGACGACCCGATGGCGATGTACCTCGCGGACCTGTGCACCATTCCGACCAACCTCGCCGGCAATTCCGCCATGTCGCTTCCCTGCGGCCTGGCCCCGGAGGACGGGCTGCCGGTCGGGCTGCAGATCATCGCCCCCGCCATGAAGGACGACCGGCTGTACAAGGTCGGAGCCGCCGTCGAGGCCGCCTTCGTGGAAAAGTGGGGTCACCCGCTGCTTGAGGAGGCTCCGTCACTGTGA
- a CDS encoding phosphocholine-specific phospholipase C, protein MATDFSRRRLFTLGGGALGAAAAGSLLPPSLQAAMAAQPQQASGSGGLGDIRHVVILMQENRSFDHYFGMLRGVRGFGDRNTIELPSGRPVFEQPGPAGTAVLPFPVREAAAAQKQDLQYIGALDHSWSGGGKAWADGWMNGWVTAKTAATMAYYDRRDIPLHYELADTFTVCDAYHSSVHTSTSPNRNHLWSGKTGFEADGARAVGNDAYDEGTHPGYGWGTYAERLEKAGRSWRTYTEWENFTDNQIEFFSTFKALARKALVRTGGHTYMESFYAAVRDAGAGPERDRLLGLLEDGVAMLTRPERSLFERGLRRVETGTLADAFAADVAAGTLPAVSYLVPSAVDSEHPSVSSPVHSATIVYKILDALGRHPDVWRHTAVIINYDENDGFFDHVPPPVPPVEVSEEHWEGKPTGLGVRVPLLVVSPWTVGGYVCSEVFDHTSVVRLLERWTGVEEPNIGDWRRSVTGDLTSVFDFRRTQRRPEIAHPGAVPPFGGRWQPRPPADQRMPVQEPGVRPARPLPYQPDAQAVLMDGHRLRLSLSNTGRSSAHFALYPYAGEFPVPQHRDVRRRAELTVPLDGERYRFTVTGPNGFRREFEGAADSPAELATRIDAEERDLHLTLRNTGRRTLTFIVRPLAYVEEDDLLDWTRRVEVKPGRSRTVVHSAADSHGWYDLDVTADAEGAFRRRLMGHIENGRPSVSG, encoded by the coding sequence ATGGCTACGGACTTTTCACGGCGACGGCTCTTCACACTGGGCGGCGGCGCTCTCGGGGCCGCGGCCGCCGGCTCGCTGCTGCCTCCGTCGCTCCAGGCCGCCATGGCCGCGCAGCCGCAGCAGGCATCGGGATCCGGTGGGCTCGGGGACATCAGGCACGTGGTGATCCTGATGCAGGAGAACCGTTCGTTCGACCACTACTTCGGCATGCTCCGCGGGGTGCGCGGTTTCGGCGACCGCAACACGATCGAGCTTCCCTCGGGCAGGCCCGTCTTCGAACAGCCGGGACCGGCCGGGACCGCGGTGCTGCCCTTCCCGGTGCGCGAGGCGGCTGCCGCGCAGAAGCAGGACCTCCAGTACATCGGTGCCCTCGACCATTCCTGGAGCGGTGGCGGCAAGGCATGGGCCGACGGGTGGATGAACGGCTGGGTGACCGCGAAGACCGCCGCGACCATGGCGTACTACGACCGCCGGGACATCCCGCTGCACTACGAACTGGCCGACACCTTCACGGTCTGCGACGCCTACCACTCCTCCGTCCACACCTCGACGAGCCCCAACCGCAACCACCTCTGGAGCGGGAAGACGGGCTTCGAGGCGGACGGCGCCCGGGCGGTCGGCAACGACGCGTACGACGAGGGCACGCACCCCGGCTACGGCTGGGGCACGTACGCGGAGCGGCTGGAGAAGGCCGGGCGCAGCTGGCGTACGTACACCGAGTGGGAGAACTTCACCGACAACCAGATCGAGTTCTTCAGCACCTTCAAGGCGCTGGCCCGCAAGGCCCTGGTCCGGACCGGCGGGCACACCTACATGGAGTCCTTCTACGCGGCGGTCCGGGATGCCGGAGCGGGGCCGGAGCGGGACCGGCTGCTCGGACTGCTGGAGGACGGCGTCGCCATGCTGACCCGCCCGGAGCGCAGCCTCTTCGAACGCGGTCTGCGCCGGGTGGAGACGGGGACGCTGGCCGACGCCTTCGCCGCCGACGTCGCCGCCGGCACACTGCCCGCGGTGTCCTACCTCGTGCCGTCCGCGGTGGACTCCGAGCATCCGAGCGTGTCGTCCCCGGTCCACAGCGCGACGATCGTCTACAAGATCCTCGACGCGCTCGGCAGGCATCCGGACGTGTGGCGGCACACCGCCGTCATCATCAACTACGACGAGAACGACGGCTTCTTCGACCACGTGCCGCCGCCGGTCCCTCCCGTGGAGGTCTCCGAGGAACACTGGGAGGGCAAGCCCACCGGGCTCGGTGTGCGGGTCCCACTCCTGGTGGTCTCGCCGTGGACGGTCGGCGGTTACGTCTGCTCCGAGGTCTTCGACCACACGTCGGTGGTCCGCCTCCTGGAGCGCTGGACGGGCGTGGAGGAGCCGAACATCGGCGACTGGCGCCGTTCGGTCACCGGCGACCTCACCTCGGTCTTCGACTTCCGCCGGACGCAGCGCCGGCCGGAGATCGCACACCCGGGCGCGGTCCCGCCCTTCGGCGGGCGGTGGCAGCCGAGGCCTCCCGCCGACCAGCGCATGCCCGTCCAGGAGCCCGGTGTCCGCCCCGCCAGGCCGCTGCCCTACCAGCCCGACGCGCAGGCGGTGCTGATGGACGGCCACCGGCTGCGGCTGTCCCTGAGCAACACCGGAAGGTCGTCCGCGCACTTCGCGCTGTACCCGTACGCGGGGGAGTTCCCCGTCCCGCAACACCGCGACGTCAGGAGGAGGGCGGAACTGACCGTGCCCCTCGACGGCGAGCGGTACCGGTTCACGGTCACCGGACCGAACGGCTTCCGGCGGGAGTTCGAGGGCGCCGCGGACAGCCCCGCCGAACTCGCCACGCGGATCGACGCCGAGGAGCGTGACCTGCACCTCACCCTGCGCAACACCGGCCGCCGGACACTGACCTTCATCGTCAGGCCGCTGGCGTACGTCGAGGAGGACGACCTGCTGGACTGGACCCGGAGGGTCGAGGTCAAGCCGGGCCGTAGCCGCACGGTCGTGCACTCGGCGGCCGATTCCCACGGCTGGTACGACCTCGATGTGACGGCCGACGCGGAGGGGGCCTTCCGGCGGCGCCTGATGGGCCACATCGAGAACGGCCGGCCGAGCGTGTCCGGCTGA
- a CDS encoding helix-turn-helix transcriptional regulator, which translates to MLGDVETNTVSPVFVGRTGELAALTDALTRAGAGEPQALLVGGEAGVGKTRLVEEFLAAARRRQSVVAVGGCVEIGADGLPYAPVSTALRALRRALPDELTAALAGQEGELARLLPELGEADRAPDDEHGTARLFELAARLLERLSAACTVVLVLEDLHWADASTRHLLAYLFRTLRSGRLVVIGTYRADDVHRRHPLRPLLAELDRLRTVRRIELDRFSRAEVGRQLTGILATVPDAELVDDIFERSDGNAFFVEELARSIECCGDSSGLSDSLRDLLLVRVEALPENAQRIARIVAEGGSTVEHPLLAAVAQLTEDDLDAALRSAVGANLLLPAPDSDGYRFRHSLVREAVSDDLLPGERTRLNRRYAEALEADPSLVRADERAARLASYWYAAHDAVKALPAVLQAAVAARRRFAYSGQLRLLERAMELWDDVPESVRATLRPLDYAEVYPGCGCEPGTNPLRYLDLMAEATVAARIGGDRERSLAIAKKALRILDGDTDPLRAAWFWVQRSLLMQTLSRGDGWQELATAQDLVRGLQPSAVHADVLAAVASWGALHRPGAETLVAADRAVEYARLVGEEYIELHARLTRGWLTIDAGAVEEGIAEMYAVRQRAEELRLVGVMSRTSINLPSSLESTGRSLESVEAADHGIDICHRHGLPESEAWVRANQAQSYFSLGRWEECRRALDAAAPLARSRKSNGLVASHRTDLALARGDFEEAAEHLAANRRHIGLHDPQPQHLISPVRQAMILAAQQGRLPDARAAFEAQSEAGLPPGTQRYSLPLLYAAATVEADARGLPATDAGRPGVLERIRGHLKRLPMLVPVWAGYGVLIEAELARAEGADAPDHWCRAATAFAPLQRPYESAQIRHRWAEAILTASGDRARAALLLREAHAVAVALDARPLVENIELLAGRARIALAAAPGADEARAENVRVEEAAPVVDAIESFGLTSREQEVHRLVAAGYTNRRIAEELYISPKTASVHVSNILAKLSVSSRGEAAALAHRFRLYTVG; encoded by the coding sequence ATGCTCGGCGACGTGGAGACCAACACCGTCAGCCCCGTCTTCGTCGGCCGAACCGGTGAACTCGCCGCGCTCACCGACGCGCTGACCCGAGCCGGTGCCGGCGAGCCGCAGGCGCTCCTCGTCGGCGGCGAGGCCGGGGTGGGCAAGACACGGCTGGTCGAGGAGTTCCTCGCGGCGGCCCGCCGCCGCCAGTCCGTCGTGGCAGTCGGCGGATGTGTGGAGATCGGGGCCGACGGTCTGCCGTACGCACCGGTCTCCACAGCCCTCCGCGCCCTGCGCCGAGCGCTGCCCGACGAGCTGACCGCGGCCCTGGCGGGACAGGAGGGCGAACTCGCCCGGCTGCTGCCCGAACTGGGCGAGGCCGACCGGGCGCCGGACGACGAGCACGGCACCGCGCGGCTCTTCGAGCTCGCGGCCCGGCTGCTGGAGCGCCTCTCCGCAGCGTGCACGGTCGTGCTCGTCCTGGAGGACCTGCACTGGGCCGACGCCTCCACCCGCCATCTCCTCGCCTACCTCTTCCGCACCCTGCGCAGCGGCAGGCTGGTCGTGATCGGGACCTACCGCGCCGACGACGTCCACCGGCGCCATCCCCTGCGGCCGCTGCTCGCCGAACTCGACAGGCTCCGCACGGTCCGGCGCATCGAACTCGACCGGTTCAGCCGTGCCGAGGTGGGACGGCAGCTCACCGGGATCCTCGCGACCGTCCCGGACGCCGAACTCGTCGACGACATCTTCGAGCGCTCCGACGGCAACGCCTTCTTCGTCGAGGAGCTCGCCCGCAGCATCGAATGCTGCGGAGACAGTTCCGGGCTCTCCGACTCGCTCCGGGACCTCCTTCTCGTACGCGTGGAGGCACTGCCCGAGAACGCCCAGCGGATCGCCCGGATCGTCGCCGAAGGCGGCTCCACGGTGGAACACCCCCTCCTCGCCGCCGTCGCGCAGCTCACCGAGGACGACCTCGACGCGGCCCTGCGGTCCGCCGTCGGCGCCAATCTCCTGCTGCCCGCGCCCGACAGCGACGGCTACCGCTTCCGGCACTCCCTGGTCCGCGAGGCCGTCAGCGACGACCTGCTGCCCGGCGAACGCACCCGCCTCAACCGCCGCTACGCCGAAGCGCTGGAGGCCGACCCGTCGCTCGTGCGCGCCGACGAGCGCGCCGCCCGCCTCGCGAGCTACTGGTACGCCGCACACGACGCGGTGAAGGCCCTGCCCGCCGTGCTGCAGGCGGCCGTCGCCGCCAGACGGCGCTTCGCCTACTCCGGACAACTGCGCCTGCTGGAACGGGCCATGGAACTGTGGGACGACGTCCCGGAGTCGGTGCGCGCGACCCTGCGGCCCCTGGACTACGCCGAGGTCTACCCCGGCTGCGGCTGCGAACCGGGCACGAACCCGCTGCGCTACCTCGACCTGATGGCGGAGGCCACCGTCGCCGCCCGCATCGGCGGCGACCGCGAGCGCTCCCTGGCCATCGCGAAGAAGGCGCTGCGCATCCTGGACGGCGACACCGACCCCCTGCGGGCCGCGTGGTTCTGGGTGCAGCGCTCCCTGCTGATGCAGACGCTCTCCAGGGGCGACGGATGGCAGGAACTCGCCACGGCCCAGGACCTGGTGCGAGGACTGCAGCCGTCCGCCGTGCACGCGGACGTCCTGGCCGCCGTCGCCAGCTGGGGCGCCCTGCACCGGCCCGGAGCCGAGACGCTGGTGGCCGCGGACCGGGCCGTGGAGTACGCCCGGCTGGTGGGCGAGGAGTACATCGAACTCCACGCCCGGCTCACCCGCGGCTGGCTCACCATCGACGCGGGCGCCGTCGAGGAGGGCATCGCCGAGATGTACGCCGTCCGGCAACGGGCCGAGGAACTGCGCCTGGTGGGCGTGATGAGCCGCACCAGCATCAACCTGCCCTCCTCGCTGGAGTCCACCGGCCGTTCCCTCGAATCGGTGGAGGCGGCGGACCACGGCATAGACATCTGTCACCGGCACGGGCTCCCCGAGTCCGAGGCCTGGGTGAGGGCGAACCAGGCACAGTCGTACTTCTCGCTGGGACGCTGGGAGGAGTGCCGCAGGGCCCTCGACGCGGCGGCCCCGCTGGCCCGGTCCCGCAAGTCCAACGGTCTCGTCGCCTCGCACCGGACCGATCTGGCCCTGGCCCGCGGTGACTTCGAGGAGGCCGCTGAGCACCTGGCGGCCAACCGGCGGCACATCGGGCTGCACGACCCCCAGCCGCAGCACCTGATCAGCCCGGTCCGGCAGGCCATGATCCTCGCGGCACAGCAGGGCCGGCTTCCCGACGCGCGCGCCGCCTTCGAGGCGCAGTCCGAGGCCGGTCTCCCGCCCGGCACCCAGCGGTACTCCCTCCCGCTGCTGTACGCCGCCGCCACCGTGGAGGCGGACGCACGGGGGTTGCCGGCCACCGACGCGGGACGGCCGGGCGTCCTGGAGCGGATCCGCGGCCACCTGAAGCGGCTCCCCATGCTCGTCCCCGTGTGGGCGGGCTACGGCGTGCTGATCGAAGCGGAACTGGCCAGGGCTGAAGGGGCGGACGCCCCGGACCACTGGTGCCGGGCCGCTACGGCCTTCGCGCCGCTCCAGCGCCCTTACGAGTCCGCCCAGATCCGTCACCGCTGGGCGGAGGCGATACTCACCGCCTCCGGCGACAGGGCACGTGCGGCCCTCCTCCTGCGCGAGGCCCACGCGGTGGCCGTGGCCCTCGACGCGCGCCCCCTCGTGGAGAACATCGAGCTGCTGGCCGGCCGGGCCCGGATCGCGCTCGCCGCGGCGCCCGGGGCCGACGAAGCCCGGGCGGAGAACGTACGCGTGGAGGAAGCGGCTCCGGTGGTCGACGCGATCGAGTCGTTCGGGCTCACCTCGCGGGAACAGGAGGTGCACCGGCTGGTCGCCGCCGGGTACACCAACCGCAGGATCGCGGAGGAGCTGTACATCTCGCCGAAGACGGCGAGCGTGCACGTCTCCAACATCCTGGCCAAGCTCAGCGTCTCCAGCCGTGGGGAAGCGGCCGCGCTGGCCCACCGCTTCCGGCTGTACACGGTCGGCTGA
- a CDS encoding PQQ-dependent sugar dehydrogenase translates to MLSPVLRKGVVAVLAPASILLSACSSADGPAAGAGAPSSSATGTATAPPATKSPSPALPPAKGSVEVVKTFTTGLASPWGLATLPGGDLLVASRDDATITRIDGDSGRKTLLGSVPGVAPSGEGGLLGLAVAPTFGADHLIYAYFTTESDNRIARMQYDERKPPGRQLGAPDTILRGIPKGSIHNGGRIAFGPDRMLYAGTGETGDTGLAQDKASLAGKILRMTPDGEPVHGNPEGDSVVYSYGHRNVQGLAWDSRKQLWAAEFGQNTWDELNRIEPGRNYGWPEVEGRKGEAGFVDPVAQWKTSEASPSGIAYAEGSIWMAGLRGERLWRIPLSGKPDEEPLAAPQALLDGRYGRLRTVLAAGGDTLWLVTSNTDGRGTPKPGDDRILLLKVR, encoded by the coding sequence GTGCTGAGTCCCGTGCTGCGCAAGGGGGTGGTGGCCGTGCTCGCCCCGGCGTCCATCCTGCTGTCCGCCTGCTCGTCCGCCGACGGCCCGGCGGCCGGTGCGGGCGCCCCCTCCTCGTCCGCGACGGGCACCGCGACCGCTCCCCCGGCCACGAAGAGCCCCTCACCCGCCCTGCCGCCCGCCAAGGGCTCGGTCGAGGTGGTGAAGACGTTCACCACCGGCCTCGCGTCCCCCTGGGGCCTGGCCACGCTGCCGGGCGGAGACCTTCTGGTGGCTTCGCGCGACGACGCCACGATCACGCGGATCGACGGGGACAGCGGCAGAAAGACCCTGCTGGGTTCGGTGCCGGGGGTCGCCCCGTCGGGTGAGGGAGGACTCCTCGGCCTCGCCGTCGCCCCCACCTTCGGCGCGGACCACCTGATCTACGCCTACTTCACCACCGAGTCGGACAACCGCATCGCCCGCATGCAGTACGACGAGAGGAAACCTCCGGGCCGGCAGCTGGGAGCGCCGGACACCATCCTGCGGGGCATCCCGAAGGGCTCCATCCACAACGGCGGACGGATCGCGTTCGGCCCGGACCGCATGCTGTACGCGGGCACGGGCGAGACGGGCGACACGGGTCTCGCCCAGGACAAGGCCTCGCTCGCCGGGAAGATCCTGCGGATGACCCCGGACGGCGAGCCGGTGCACGGCAACCCCGAGGGCGATTCGGTGGTGTATTCGTACGGCCACCGCAATGTGCAGGGGCTCGCCTGGGACAGCAGGAAGCAGCTCTGGGCTGCGGAATTCGGCCAGAACACCTGGGACGAGCTGAATCGGATCGAGCCGGGCAGGAACTACGGCTGGCCGGAGGTGGAGGGCAGGAAGGGAGAGGCGGGGTTCGTGGACCCGGTGGCCCAGTGGAAGACGTCCGAGGCTTCCCCGAGCGGCATCGCCTATGCCGAGGGGTCGATCTGGATGGCGGGGCTGCGCGGCGAGCGGCTCTGGCGGATCCCCCTGTCCGGCAAGCCCGACGAGGAGCCGCTGGCGGCACCCCAGGCGCTTCTCGACGGGAGGTACGGCCGGCTGCGCACGGTCCTCGCCGCGGGCGGCGACACCCTGTGGCTGGTCACGAGCAACACGGACGGCCGCGGGACCCCGAAGCCGGGTGACGACCGGATCCTGCTCCTCAAGGTCCGGTAG
- the gatB gene encoding Asp-tRNA(Asn)/Glu-tRNA(Gln) amidotransferase subunit GatB translates to MTVIDLESYEDALATYDPVMGLEVHVELGTKTKMFCGCSTELKQDANSQTCPVCLGLPGALPVVNEIGVESAIKIGLALNCEIAEWCRFARKNYFYPDMPKNFQTSQYDEPIAFNGYLDVQLEDGEIFRVQIERAHMEEDTGKSTHVGGATGRIHGASHSLLDYNRAGIPLIEIVTKPIEGAGARAPEVAKAYVAELRELIKALGVSEARMEMGQMRCDVNLSLRPHGREAFGTRSETKNVNSLRSVERAARFEIQRHAAVLNSGGTIVQETRHFHEEDGSTTAGRIKDNAEDYRYFPEPDLVPVAPSRDWVEELRKGLPELPRLRRKRLKDEWGVNEHDMQSILNAGAVDLIVATTEAGAPSDQARKWWMGELARNANETGRSLDELPVTPAQVARVAELVASGDLNDKLARQVLEGVLAGEGDPDTVVEKRGLKVVSDEGALGTAVDEAIAGNAAIADKIRGGKVAAAGALVGAVMKATRGQADAARVRELILEKLGVEG, encoded by the coding sequence GTGACTGTCATTGACCTGGAGTCGTACGAGGACGCCCTCGCGACGTACGACCCCGTCATGGGCCTCGAGGTCCATGTCGAGCTGGGCACCAAGACCAAGATGTTCTGCGGCTGCTCCACCGAGCTCAAGCAGGACGCCAACTCGCAGACCTGCCCCGTCTGCCTCGGGCTGCCGGGCGCGCTCCCGGTCGTCAACGAGATCGGCGTCGAGTCCGCCATCAAGATCGGGCTCGCGCTGAACTGCGAGATCGCCGAGTGGTGCCGCTTCGCCCGGAAGAACTACTTCTATCCGGACATGCCGAAGAACTTCCAGACCTCCCAGTACGACGAGCCGATCGCCTTCAACGGCTATCTGGACGTCCAGCTGGAGGACGGCGAGATCTTCCGCGTGCAGATCGAGCGCGCCCACATGGAGGAGGACACCGGCAAGTCGACGCACGTCGGCGGTGCCACCGGCCGCATCCACGGCGCCTCCCACTCGCTGCTCGACTACAACCGTGCGGGCATCCCCCTCATCGAGATCGTCACCAAGCCGATCGAGGGAGCGGGCGCACGCGCCCCCGAGGTCGCCAAGGCGTACGTCGCCGAGCTCCGCGAGCTCATCAAGGCGCTCGGCGTCTCGGAGGCCCGGATGGAGATGGGCCAGATGCGCTGCGACGTCAACCTGTCGCTGCGCCCGCACGGCCGAGAGGCGTTCGGTACCCGCTCCGAGACGAAGAACGTCAACTCGCTGCGTTCCGTCGAGCGCGCCGCCCGCTTCGAGATCCAGCGCCACGCCGCGGTGCTGAACTCCGGCGGGACGATCGTGCAGGAGACCCGGCACTTCCACGAGGAGGACGGCTCCACCACGGCCGGCCGCATCAAGGACAACGCCGAGGACTACCGCTACTTCCCCGAGCCGGACCTGGTGCCGGTCGCCCCGTCCCGTGACTGGGTCGAGGAGCTCCGCAAGGGGCTCCCCGAGCTGCCGCGGCTCCGCCGCAAGCGGCTGAAGGACGAGTGGGGCGTCAACGAGCACGACATGCAGTCCATCCTCAACGCGGGCGCGGTCGATCTGATCGTCGCCACGACCGAGGCGGGCGCACCGTCCGACCAGGCCCGCAAGTGGTGGATGGGCGAGCTCGCCCGTAACGCCAACGAGACCGGCCGCAGCCTGGACGAGCTGCCGGTCACCCCGGCGCAGGTCGCCCGGGTGGCCGAGCTCGTCGCATCCGGTGACCTCAACGACAAGCTGGCGCGCCAGGTCCTCGAGGGTGTCCTCGCGGGCGAGGGCGACCCGGACACCGTCGTCGAGAAGCGCGGCCTGAAGGTCGTCTCGGACGAGGGGGCGCTGGGCACGGCGGTCGACGAGGCCATCGCGGGCAACGCGGCGATCGCCGACAAGATCCGCGGCGGCAAGGTCGCCGCCGCCGGCGCCCTGGTCGGCGCGGTCATGAAGGCCACCCGTGGCCAGGCCGACGCCGCGCGTGTGCGTGAGCTGATCCTGGAGAAGCTCGGCGTCGAGGGCTGA